From one Triticum urartu cultivar G1812 chromosome 3, Tu2.1, whole genome shotgun sequence genomic stretch:
- the LOC125546494 gene encoding E3 ubiquitin-protein ligase SINA-like 10: MQGAAVEGRSRASLDKAGESAKKVRLDLPEGHVRQEAAGGGDGGAIVTAAYSPRVELDGRIDKQVLHYPLCTLPFKPPVFQCKVGHVACGSCVAQLPFGQCKPCVDGGGFFNPYPALDAVVSSTRIGCPNAGCQRYMTYHEVAEHQKACPHMPCHCTDPGCGYAGAPQALAGHLYTIHSVPVRAVQYGKVSKFQLPVSVPRLVLLGDDNNHVFVLTVGALGAGAAAVSLVCARARAVTRPRFTCKMWGNLEPPPAAANCGKEDMVLVDMHIRSSSSPGTVAAADEPTFLLVPQMYLVPAVVGDGASMEVPLHIRIDKLSPWSA; this comes from the exons ATGCAAGGTGCCGCCGTCGAGGGGAGGAGCAGGGCTTCGCTGGACAAGGCTGGCGAGAGCGCCAAGAAGGTGCGGCTGGACCTGCCCGAAGGCCATGTCAGGCAAGAGGCGGCCGGAGGAGGAGACGGAGGGGCCATCGTCACGGCGGCATACAGCCCGCGAGTGGAGCTCGACGGCAGGATCGACAAGCAAGTGCTCCACTACCCCCTCTGCACCCTCCCCTTCAAGCCCCCCGTTTTCCAG TGCAAAGTGGGGCATGTGGCCTGCGGTAGCTGCGTGGCCCAGCTGCCCTTCGGGCAGTGCAAGCCGTGTGTGGACGGCGGCGGCTTCTTCAACCCCTACCCTGCGTTGGACGCCGTGGTGTCCTCTACCAGGATCGGGTGCCCCAACGCCGGCTGCCAAAGGTACATGACCTACCACGAGGTTGCCGAGCACCAGAAAGCATGCCCGCACATGCCCTGCCACTGCACGGACCCCGGCTGCGGCTACGCCGGCGCGCCACAGGCGCTCGCCGGCCACCTCTACACTATCCACTCGGTGCCGGTGCGCGCCGTGCAGTACGGCAAGGTCAGCAAGTTCCAGCTACCAGTGTCAGTGCCGCGGCTGGTACTCCTCGGCGACGATAACAACCATGTGTTTGTCCTGACCGTGGGCGCGCTGGGCGCCGGCGCGGCCGCCGTGTCGTTGGTGTGCGCCAGGGCGAGGGCAGTGACGCGGCCCCGATTCACGTGCAAGATGTGGGGCAACCTGGAGCCGCCCCCGGCGGCGGCGAACTGCGGCAAGGAGGACATGGTGCTGGTGGACATGCATATAAGGAGCAGCTCGTCGCCCGGCACGGTGGCCGCCGCGGACGAGCCGACGTTCCTGCTGGTGCCGCAGATGTACCTGGTTCCAGCAGTAGTAGGGGACGGGGCGTCCATGGAAGTTCCCCTGCACATCCGCATCGACAAGCTCTCCCCTTGGTCCGCGTGA